The following are encoded together in the Variovorax sp. PBS-H4 genome:
- a CDS encoding SRPBCC family protein, with translation MVDAVRRRGAALFLLLLLLLASALHGAPAASVNRISVETAGRGELITVIASADMQVDPRTVWDVISDYDRLADFIPDMRSSRVIRRDGDRVLVEQTGEFGFLFFRQPVEVRLAVSESPPGGIVAHAVGGNLQSMEGRYAIESLPGNEVRLSYSGRLVPGFQVPPFVSRIAVRSTMDRQFRALVQEIVRRDLSIRGPAR, from the coding sequence ATGGTCGATGCAGTGAGACGGCGAGGCGCCGCCCTCTTCCTCCTGCTGCTCCTGCTGCTCGCCAGCGCGCTGCACGGCGCGCCGGCGGCGAGCGTAAACCGGATCAGTGTCGAGACCGCCGGCCGCGGCGAGCTCATCACCGTGATCGCCTCGGCCGACATGCAGGTCGACCCGCGCACCGTGTGGGACGTGATCTCCGACTACGACCGCCTGGCCGACTTCATTCCGGACATGCGCAGCTCGCGCGTGATCCGCCGCGACGGCGATCGGGTGCTGGTCGAGCAGACCGGCGAGTTCGGCTTCCTGTTTTTCCGGCAGCCCGTCGAAGTGCGGCTGGCGGTGAGCGAGTCGCCGCCAGGGGGCATCGTGGCGCACGCCGTCGGGGGCAATCTCCAGTCGATGGAGGGACGCTACGCGATCGAAAGCCTGCCCGGCAACGAGGTGCGCTTGAGCTACTCGGGCCGGCTGGTGCCCGGCTTCCAGGTGCCGCCCTTCGTCAGCCGGATTGCGGTGCGCAGCACCATGGACCGGCAGTTCCGCGCGCTGGTGCAGGAGATCGTGCGACGCGACTTGTCGATACGCGGGCCGGCACGCTGA
- a CDS encoding YceI family protein — protein MPRRPLLLLVLLAAPLAACAPLRRAATPGEGAAAGVAPTGFPRASYEQALSRGEPVYRIDPARSVAVITVRRGGSLARLGHDHVVASRHVQGLIAPGEGRADLYLPLSELSVDSPALRAQAGLDTQPSDADIAATRANMLDKVLEVQRFPFALIRVSGSAPTTPDARLGIEITLHGTTRRFDLPARVSIGNGELNVAGTLEFDQSEFGIVPFSVLGGAIQVQDRLSLRFSLQARRTSTRDVASPWSMQ, from the coding sequence ATGCCGAGGCGACCTCTCCTGCTCCTGGTGCTGCTGGCCGCGCCGCTCGCAGCCTGTGCGCCGCTGCGGCGCGCGGCGACGCCCGGGGAAGGGGCCGCGGCCGGCGTGGCGCCGACCGGATTTCCGCGCGCTTCCTACGAGCAGGCGCTGTCGCGGGGCGAGCCGGTGTATCGCATCGACCCAGCGCGTTCAGTCGCCGTCATCACCGTGCGCCGCGGCGGTTCGCTGGCGCGGCTCGGGCACGACCATGTGGTCGCCAGCCGCCACGTGCAGGGCCTGATCGCACCCGGCGAAGGCCGCGCCGACTTGTACCTGCCGCTCAGCGAGCTCTCGGTCGACTCGCCGGCGCTGCGCGCACAGGCGGGGCTGGACACGCAGCCGAGCGACGCCGACATCGCAGCGACGCGCGCCAACATGCTCGACAAGGTGCTCGAGGTGCAGCGCTTCCCTTTCGCGTTGATCCGGGTGAGCGGCTCGGCACCGACAACGCCCGACGCGCGGCTCGGCATCGAGATCACACTGCACGGGACGACCCGCCGCTTCGATCTGCCGGCGCGCGTGTCCATCGGCAACGGCGAGCTGAACGTCGCCGGCACCCTGGAATTCGACCAGTCCGAGTTCGGCATCGTGCCTTTCTCGGTCCTGGGCGGGGCGATCCAGGTGCAGGATCGCCTGAGCTTGCGCTTCAGCCTCCAGGCCCGCCGAACCAGTACGCGGGATGTGGCGAGCCCATGGTCGATGCAGTGA
- a CDS encoding YceI family protein → MSRTAAPKANSTAAKGGGTPVSRPAALRPARTTAGGKGTWVARLARVAPAALVLACAALPSAFAAEWKMDPAASRLDFAATFEKTPAPGVFKDFELRLDFDPERPADGRLEVRIGIASADMANTDINQAIAGPEWFDAARHPQAEFRATEIRRAQGNGYLALGTLRLKGVQQPVQVPFTWNGAADTASMQGEFIVKRLPFGIGTGEWAATEVIGPDVTIKFRVRLRKAS, encoded by the coding sequence ATGAGCCGCACGGCCGCTCCGAAGGCGAATAGCACCGCAGCCAAAGGCGGAGGTACTCCAGTGAGCCGCCCTGCCGCTCTCCGACCAGCGCGCACCACAGCCGGGGGCAAGGGGACTTGGGTCGCCCGCTTGGCGCGCGTGGCTCCTGCTGCCCTGGTACTCGCCTGCGCAGCACTGCCATCCGCCTTCGCCGCGGAATGGAAGATGGACCCGGCCGCGAGCCGGCTCGATTTCGCTGCGACCTTCGAGAAGACACCGGCCCCAGGCGTCTTCAAGGACTTCGAGCTACGGCTCGACTTCGACCCCGAGCGCCCTGCCGACGGCCGCCTCGAGGTGCGGATCGGCATCGCGAGTGCGGACATGGCAAACACGGACATCAACCAGGCCATCGCCGGCCCGGAGTGGTTCGACGCCGCGCGCCATCCGCAGGCCGAGTTCCGCGCGACCGAGATCCGCCGCGCGCAGGGCAACGGCTATCTCGCGCTCGGCACGCTGAGGTTGAAAGGCGTGCAGCAGCCCGTCCAGGTGCCCTTCACCTGGAACGGTGCGGCGGACACGGCGAGCATGCAGGGCGAGTTCATCGTCAAGCGGCTGCCCTTCGGCATCGGCACCGGCGAGTGGGCAGCGACCGAAGTCATCGGCCCGGACGTGACGATCAAGTTCCGCGTACGCCTGCGCAAGGCGTCCTGA
- a CDS encoding cytochrome b, translating into MRPKPTPVHARPQASPAPAAWNGGVKFFHWLLALLIFVQFTLGWLAVSWRLSPAKLDLFVWHKSIGVLVLALGLLRLAWRLASPAAPTLPPHMPPWERTAARASHALLYGLMLALPLSGWLIQSTSGMPFRIFRQWPLPAIAAADKAASELAEVVHLSLGIALAALLVVHIGAALRHHFIQHDEVMMRMLPARRRPS; encoded by the coding sequence ATGCGGCCGAAACCCACACCCGTCCATGCCCGCCCGCAAGCAAGTCCGGCGCCCGCCGCATGGAATGGCGGCGTCAAGTTCTTCCACTGGCTGCTGGCGTTGCTCATCTTCGTGCAGTTCACGCTGGGCTGGCTGGCGGTCTCGTGGCGGCTCTCGCCAGCCAAGCTCGATCTCTTCGTCTGGCACAAGTCGATCGGGGTGCTGGTGCTCGCGCTGGGGCTGCTGCGGCTGGCGTGGCGACTCGCCAGCCCGGCGGCGCCGACCCTGCCCCCGCACATGCCGCCCTGGGAACGCACCGCAGCGCGCGCCAGCCATGCGCTGCTGTATGGGCTGATGCTCGCGCTGCCGCTCAGCGGATGGCTGATCCAGTCCACCTCGGGCATGCCGTTCCGCATCTTCCGGCAATGGCCACTGCCGGCGATCGCGGCGGCCGACAAGGCGGCATCCGAACTCGCGGAAGTCGTTCATCTCTCGCTCGGCATCGCCCTGGCCGCCCTGCTGGTCGTGCACATCGGCGCGGCGCTGCGGCACCACTTCATACAGCACGACGAAGTGATGATGCGGATGCTGCCGGCCAGAAGGCGGCCCTCATGA
- a CDS encoding MFS transporter — MSSIHCSHAPAGAVSAPGRPAEAQTLPGSLLLLLAATAGLAVASLYYSQPMLGVLGAQIGASDRAIGLVPTLTQLGYALGIGLLAPLGDRYDRRRIILVKAGVLGTALLLAGMAPSIGVLLVLSLVIGLSATLAQDVVPAAATLAPEAHRGRAVGTVMTGLLLGMLLSRVASGFVAEHFGWRAVFLAAAASIALIGLAAWQRLPRFQPTTQLAYRALLGSLATLWQRHPALRRAALAQGLLAIGFSAFWSTLAVMLHAAPFHLGAAAAGAFGLAGAAGAFAAPLAGRIADRRGPEWVTRLGAGLVVISFGAMALSPLLQPQVRLGLLVLCAIGFDLGVQATLIAHQTLIYGIEPAARSRLNAVLFIGMFVGMAVGAALGSLLLAGWGWMGVTALATASAGAALAVRLWPARQTGARPD, encoded by the coding sequence ATGTCTAGTATTCATTGTTCGCATGCCCCAGCAGGCGCCGTGTCGGCGCCGGGGCGCCCGGCCGAGGCACAAACGCTGCCTGGATCGCTTTTGCTGCTGCTGGCCGCGACGGCTGGCCTGGCGGTCGCGTCGCTCTATTACAGCCAGCCCATGCTCGGCGTGCTGGGCGCGCAGATCGGTGCCTCCGACCGTGCCATCGGCCTGGTTCCCACGCTCACGCAGCTCGGCTACGCGCTCGGCATCGGGCTGCTGGCCCCGCTGGGCGACCGCTATGACCGGCGCCGCATCATCCTCGTCAAGGCCGGTGTGCTGGGCACGGCGCTGCTGCTGGCAGGCATGGCGCCCTCCATCGGCGTGCTGCTGGTCCTCAGCCTGGTCATCGGACTCTCCGCGACACTGGCACAGGATGTCGTGCCCGCCGCCGCCACGCTGGCGCCCGAAGCGCACCGCGGCCGCGCCGTCGGCACGGTCATGACAGGGCTGTTGCTGGGCATGCTGCTGTCGCGGGTGGCGAGCGGCTTTGTCGCGGAGCACTTCGGCTGGCGCGCGGTGTTTCTCGCCGCAGCGGCGAGCATCGCGCTGATCGGACTTGCGGCCTGGCAGCGGTTGCCGCGCTTCCAGCCCACGACGCAGTTGGCCTACCGCGCGCTTTTGGGCTCGCTGGCCACGCTGTGGCAGCGTCATCCGGCTCTGCGCCGCGCGGCACTGGCCCAGGGGCTGCTGGCGATCGGCTTCAGCGCCTTCTGGTCGACGTTGGCCGTCATGCTGCACGCCGCGCCCTTTCATCTCGGCGCTGCCGCCGCCGGCGCCTTCGGCCTGGCCGGCGCCGCCGGGGCGTTCGCCGCGCCGCTGGCGGGGCGCATCGCGGACCGCCGGGGGCCGGAATGGGTCACCCGGCTCGGCGCAGGACTGGTCGTCATTTCCTTCGGTGCGATGGCGTTGTCGCCGCTGCTGCAGCCGCAGGTCCGCCTCGGCCTGCTGGTGCTTTGCGCGATCGGCTTCGACCTCGGCGTCCAGGCGACGCTGATCGCGCACCAGACCTTGATCTACGGCATCGAACCTGCCGCGCGCAGCAGGCTCAATGCCGTGCTTTTCATCGGCATGTTCGTCGGCATGGCTGTCGGCGCGGCGCTGGGCAGCCTGCTGCTGGCCGGGTGGGGCTGGATGGGCGTCACGGCGCTGGCGACCGCTTCGGCCGGCGCGGCATTGGCGGTGCGTCTCTGGCCAGCGCGGCAGACGGGCGCACGGCCGGACTGA
- a CDS encoding LysR family transcriptional regulator has translation MNQHLVPAGSTDRIALMQTFVRIVEAGSLSAAAAQLGATQPTVSRRLQALECSLGVRLLRRSTHAMKLTEDGERCFERAKELLATWEAFEAELRGTGDEPEGSLRVIAPHAFGQQQLVEPLARFLRRHPRVTVEWLLHDEMQDFVAHGVDCAIQVGAVRDPSVVAVKLAEVPRIAIAAPSVIEGRPLPAHPSELASLPWLALRTYYRNEVTLTHVASGEALRFAIRPRLSTDSLLAMRNAALAGLGACVVSAWLPIDDLAQGRLVHLAPEWRAAPLPVYLVYPQARFQPARLRRFIEAMREAMPAIFGMDVPAPAGKEARSEARLRRPL, from the coding sequence ATGAACCAACACCTCGTCCCCGCAGGCAGCACCGATCGCATTGCGCTGATGCAGACCTTCGTCCGCATCGTGGAGGCCGGCAGCCTGTCCGCCGCCGCGGCACAGCTGGGCGCGACCCAGCCCACCGTAAGCCGGCGCCTCCAGGCGCTGGAGTGCTCCCTTGGCGTGCGTCTGCTGCGGCGCTCGACGCATGCGATGAAGCTCACCGAGGATGGCGAGCGCTGCTTCGAACGCGCCAAGGAACTGCTCGCGACCTGGGAGGCCTTCGAGGCCGAGCTGCGCGGCACCGGCGACGAGCCCGAGGGCAGCCTGCGCGTGATCGCGCCGCATGCCTTCGGCCAGCAGCAGCTGGTCGAGCCGCTGGCGCGCTTCCTGCGGCGCCACCCCCGCGTCACCGTCGAATGGCTGCTGCACGACGAGATGCAGGACTTCGTGGCCCATGGCGTCGATTGCGCGATCCAGGTCGGCGCGGTCCGCGACCCTTCGGTGGTGGCGGTCAAGCTGGCGGAGGTGCCGCGCATCGCAATCGCTGCGCCTTCGGTGATCGAAGGCCGGCCGCTGCCCGCCCATCCCTCCGAACTGGCAAGCCTGCCCTGGCTCGCGCTGCGCACTTACTACCGCAACGAGGTGACCCTCACGCACGTGGCGAGCGGCGAAGCCTTGCGTTTCGCGATCCGTCCGCGCCTGAGCACCGACAGCCTGCTGGCCATGCGCAACGCCGCGCTCGCGGGGCTGGGGGCGTGCGTGGTCTCGGCCTGGTTGCCGATCGACGATCTCGCCCAGGGGCGCCTGGTCCATCTGGCGCCCGAGTGGCGCGCGGCGCCCCTGCCGGTCTACCTCGTTTACCCCCAGGCACGCTTCCAGCCGGCCCGGCTGCGCCGCTTCATCGAGGCGATGCGAGAGGCCATGCCCGCGATCTTCGGGATGGACGTGCCCGCGCCGGCCGGCAAGGAGGCGCGTTCGGAGGCACGTCTGCGCCGGCCGCTATAG
- a CDS encoding autotransporter-associated beta strand repeat-containing protein, with product MNRMHRSLWNPALGAWVAAPENARARGKRSGVAKASAVMAALWCAGMPAAHACTAGSTAELAACITGNDTVIDLVGSITLSGNLPVVERSLTINGNGRTLDGAGRFRGFFIGSGSTTVNGLTMQNLQAQGGQGGAGYVGGGGGMGAGAAVFVVTGASANLNDVLVVASRALGGRGGDMLPAVADQGGGGGMGGNGGGVSPTGSGVGSGGGGLFVDGSSSVSANIPGNGGGPNGGAGGNASSGADGGAYSGGGGGGFVDFDVATSGGRGGLGGGGGGSGGWGEAAGGRGGFGGGGGGGNWVGGPGGFGGGGGAGSLFSSAGGFGGGSGGILRGGGSGGGGAGMGGAIFVMDGGSLTLGGSTQVNGNSVAAGASGNGGGAQAGSAFGSGIFMQGTSSALAFVPGASATQTVADAIADQTGSGGTGSNAGSIGVLKRGAGRLVLSGANTYSGGTTVTGGTLSISADQNLGSAAGLLTLDGGTLQTTGAITTARAITVGSAGGGFQTDADLTSTGSISGPGGVTKTGSGNLILTGVNTYGGGTTISGGMLQLGNGGDTGSIAGDVVLDNGALAFNRSDNALEIKGVISGNGFLYHAGTGTVTLSGANTYSGDTYLLRGGTLSVAADNNLGNASGVMRLYGGTLRNTAAFTTGRAFSFGGFSAIFQTDADLTLTSDLQSVGGGGGGGSGLIKTGGGTLVLTGDNNFFTNGITISAGTLQIGNGGATGRLFGDVFNNASLAFNRSDNVLDFSGEILGSGNVRQSGTGTTTLSYANSYTGGTFFDAGVLSVAADDNLGAAAGTVTFNGGALQTTADLTMNRATTLGSRGGTIDTLAGTTLTHQGAISGTGGLVKSGAGTLALTGPNAYTGGTTISAGTLAGSAGSFGSGAIANNAALLIDQSNDATLANTVTGSGTVTKTGAGTLSLTGENSYSGGTELKQGRLAIGNSHALGTGELAMHEGTTLRFAAEDLSVANPIVFTDAVDPTIDTGPFTATLTGAITGPGDLSKIGSGTLVLSGANSYSGATAVNEGTLRAGAANTFSAASAHSVASGATLDLAGFSQSIAALDNAGTVSLIGSTPGTTLTVTGPYAGSNGLLRLGTFLGDSASASDRLVLDGPTATARGRTTVQVVNLGGLGALTTGNGIELVSALNGAATTAQSTKDAFALQGGHVDAGAFEYRLQPGDAAGAGENWYLRSTSTIVIPPPPPPLPPPPPPPSPPAPPAPPEPPASAAPPAPVTPPSPPPAPAMAPIQVPTYRAEVPLFAALPEQMRQGDLAMLGNLHQRMGGDDMKTVAGAQGTVGASTGERRAWGRVLSTGRNIRQGGTVSPQSDGRLSGLQAGTDLWTDANWRAGLYVGQLDGDMQVKGFARGIANLSVGSNDLRSQYLGGYATYTDTSSFYADGVLQAGRHRYEVKPQASLRTKGKAKSLSASLELGQSFALGEGWQIQPQAQLVHQRLDLDDVDIAGARVHQEREGGWLARVGVRVKGDIATSAGRLQPYARVNLYRSSAGSDVTRFINPAASTAIASSRGSTSTELAAGFTLGLSESTSLYGEVGKLWASGGDTRVKSQLDASVGLRVRW from the coding sequence ATGAACAGAATGCATCGCAGCCTCTGGAACCCTGCCCTTGGGGCCTGGGTGGCCGCCCCCGAGAACGCCCGTGCGCGAGGCAAGCGCAGCGGCGTCGCAAAAGCTTCGGCGGTGATGGCCGCCCTGTGGTGCGCCGGCATGCCCGCCGCCCATGCGTGCACCGCAGGCAGCACCGCCGAGTTGGCCGCCTGCATCACGGGCAACGACACGGTCATTGATCTTGTGGGCTCGATCACGCTGAGCGGGAACCTGCCGGTGGTGGAGCGCAGCCTGACCATCAACGGCAACGGCAGAACGCTCGATGGGGCCGGGCGGTTCCGGGGCTTCTTCATCGGGTCGGGCAGCACCACCGTCAATGGGCTGACGATGCAGAACCTGCAGGCCCAGGGGGGGCAGGGTGGGGCGGGCTACGTTGGAGGCGGCGGCGGCATGGGCGCGGGTGCCGCGGTGTTCGTGGTCACCGGGGCGAGCGCCAATTTGAACGACGTGCTCGTCGTCGCCAGCCGTGCCCTCGGTGGCAGGGGGGGTGACATGCTTCCTGCCGTCGCAGATCAGGGCGGCGGCGGCGGGATGGGCGGCAATGGTGGAGGAGTGAGCCCGACAGGCAGCGGCGTGGGCAGTGGCGGCGGTGGCTTGTTCGTCGATGGCAGCAGCTCGGTCAGCGCGAACATTCCCGGCAATGGGGGCGGTCCGAACGGCGGTGCCGGTGGCAACGCAAGCAGCGGCGCCGACGGCGGCGCCTACTCCGGTGGCGGAGGGGGTGGTTTTGTTGATTTTGATGTGGCCACCAGCGGTGGACGCGGCGGTTTGGGCGGCGGTGGCGGTGGCAGCGGTGGCTGGGGCGAGGCCGCGGGAGGACGCGGAGGGTTTGGAGGAGGTGGTGGTGGCGGCAACTGGGTGGGCGGGCCAGGGGGTTTTGGCGGCGGCGGCGGCGCCGGCAGCCTCTTCAGCAGTGCCGGCGGATTTGGCGGAGGCAGTGGCGGAATTCTCAGGGGCGGCGGCAGCGGCGGAGGCGGCGCGGGCATGGGCGGCGCCATCTTCGTCATGGACGGCGGCTCGCTGACCTTGGGCGGCAGCACGCAGGTGAACGGCAACAGCGTGGCTGCCGGCGCGAGCGGCAACGGTGGAGGTGCACAAGCCGGCTCCGCCTTCGGCAGCGGCATCTTCATGCAGGGCACGAGCAGCGCGCTCGCCTTCGTGCCTGGCGCCAGCGCCACGCAGACGGTGGCCGACGCCATCGCCGACCAGACCGGCTCCGGCGGCACCGGTAGCAACGCCGGCAGCATCGGCGTCCTCAAGAGAGGCGCCGGGCGCCTGGTCCTCTCGGGCGCCAACACCTACAGCGGCGGCACCACCGTCACCGGCGGCACGCTGTCCATCTCCGCAGACCAGAACCTGGGCTCTGCAGCGGGTCTGTTGACCCTCGACGGCGGCACGCTGCAGACCACCGGGGCCATCACCACGGCGCGCGCCATCACCGTCGGCAGTGCCGGGGGCGGCTTCCAGACCGACGCCGACCTGACCTCCACCGGCTCCATCTCGGGCCCGGGCGGCGTGACCAAGACCGGCTCGGGCAACCTGATCCTCACCGGTGTCAACACCTACGGCGGCGGCACCACCATTTCGGGCGGCATGCTGCAGCTGGGCAACGGCGGCGACACCGGCTCCATTGCGGGCGACGTGGTGCTCGACAACGGCGCGCTGGCCTTCAACCGCAGCGACAACGCACTGGAGATCAAAGGCGTGATCTCCGGCAACGGCTTTCTGTACCACGCCGGCACCGGCACCGTGACGCTCAGCGGTGCCAACACCTACAGCGGCGACACCTATCTCCTTCGTGGCGGCACCTTGTCCGTCGCCGCCGACAACAACCTGGGCAATGCCTCCGGGGTCATGCGGCTCTACGGGGGAACGTTGCGCAACACCGCTGCCTTCACCACCGGCCGGGCCTTCTCCTTCGGTGGCTTCAGCGCCATCTTCCAGACGGATGCCGACCTGACCCTCACATCGGATCTGCAAAGCGTCGGGGGCGGCGGCGGCGGTGGCAGCGGCCTGATCAAGACCGGCGGCGGCACGCTTGTGCTCACCGGTGACAACAACTTCTTCACCAATGGCATCACCATTTCAGCAGGCACGCTGCAGATCGGCAATGGCGGCGCGACCGGCAGGCTGTTCGGCGACGTCTTCAACAATGCGTCGCTGGCGTTCAACCGCAGCGACAACGTCCTGGACTTCTCCGGCGAGATCCTCGGCAGCGGCAATGTGCGTCAGAGCGGAACCGGCACGACAACGCTCAGCTACGCCAACAGCTACACGGGCGGCACCTTCTTCGATGCCGGCGTGCTTTCCGTGGCCGCCGACGACAACCTGGGCGCCGCCGCAGGCACGGTGACCTTCAACGGCGGTGCGCTGCAAACCACCGCCGACCTCACGATGAACCGCGCCACCACGCTGGGCAGCCGCGGCGGCACCATCGACACCCTCGCGGGCACGACACTGACTCACCAGGGCGCTATCAGCGGGACTGGCGGCCTGGTCAAGAGTGGTGCGGGCACGCTGGCACTGACGGGCCCGAACGCCTACACAGGCGGCACCACCATCAGCGCCGGCACGCTGGCTGGCAGCGCGGGCAGCTTTGGCAGCGGCGCCATTGCCAACAACGCCGCACTGCTGATCGATCAGTCCAACGACGCCACCCTCGCCAACACCGTCACCGGCAGCGGCACTGTCACCAAGACTGGCGCCGGCACCCTGAGCCTCACCGGGGAGAACAGCTACAGCGGCGGCACCGAGCTCAAGCAGGGGCGGCTTGCCATCGGCAACAGCCATGCGCTGGGCACGGGCGAGCTCGCCATGCACGAAGGCACCACGCTGCGCTTCGCTGCGGAGGACCTGAGCGTGGCCAATCCGATTGTCTTCACCGATGCCGTCGACCCCACCATCGACACCGGCCCCTTCACCGCCACCCTCACGGGCGCAATCACCGGGCCGGGCGACCTGAGCAAGATCGGAAGCGGAACGCTTGTTCTTTCGGGCGCCAACAGCTACAGCGGCGCCACTGCCGTCAACGAAGGCACCCTGCGCGCAGGTGCTGCCAACACCTTCAGCGCTGCATCGGCGCACAGCGTTGCCTCGGGGGCCACCCTCGACCTCGCCGGCTTCAGCCAGAGCATCGCCGCCCTCGACAACGCGGGCACGGTCTCCCTCATCGGCAGCACGCCGGGCACCACGCTCACCGTCACCGGACCTTATGCCGGCAGCAATGGCCTGCTGCGCCTGGGCACCTTCCTGGGAGACAGTGCCAGCGCCAGCGACCGGCTCGTCCTCGACGGCCCCACCGCCACGGCCAGGGGGCGCACCACCGTGCAGGTCGTCAATCTCGGCGGGCTGGGGGCGCTGACCACGGGCAATGGCATCGAGCTGGTGAGTGCGCTGAACGGCGCTGCGACAACGGCCCAGAGCACCAAGGACGCCTTCGCACTGCAGGGCGGGCACGTGGATGCAGGCGCTTTCGAATACCGCTTGCAGCCCGGCGATGCCGCAGGCGCCGGTGAGAACTGGTACCTGCGCTCGACCAGCACGATCGTCATCCCGCCGCCCCCACCCCCACTGCCGCCGCCACCACCGCCGCCGTCGCCACCGGCTCCTCCGGCACCACCGGAACCGCCCGCATCCGCAGCTCCGCCGGCACCTGTCACCCCGCCTTCGCCGCCGCCGGCTCCAGCGATGGCCCCCATCCAGGTGCCCACCTACCGCGCTGAGGTCCCCTTGTTCGCAGCTCTGCCCGAGCAAATGCGCCAAGGCGATCTCGCCATGCTCGGCAACCTGCACCAGCGCATGGGCGGCGACGACATGAAGACGGTTGCCGGGGCTCAAGGCACTGTCGGAGCGTCTACCGGCGAGCGCCGCGCCTGGGGCCGCGTGCTCAGCACCGGCCGCAACATCCGGCAAGGCGGCACCGTCAGCCCTCAAAGCGACGGCCGCCTGAGCGGCCTGCAGGCCGGCACCGACCTGTGGACCGATGCGAACTGGCGCGCCGGCCTCTATGTCGGCCAGCTCGACGGCGACATGCAGGTCAAGGGCTTCGCGCGCGGCATCGCCAACCTCTCGGTGGGCAGCAACGACCTGCGCAGCCAGTACCTGGGCGGCTATGCGACCTATACCGACACCAGCAGCTTCTACGCCGACGGCGTGCTGCAGGCCGGGCGCCACCGCTACGAGGTCAAGCCCCAGGCGAGCCTACGCACCAAGGGCAAGGCCAAGAGCCTGAGTGCCTCGCTGGAACTGGGCCAGTCCTTCGCGCTGGGCGAGGGCTGGCAGATCCAGCCGCAGGCGCAACTCGTGCACCAGCGCCTGGACCTCGACGACGTGGACATCGCCGGCGCGCGCGTGCATCAGGAACGAGAAGGCGGCTGGCTCGCCCGCGTGGGCGTGCGCGTGAAGGGCGACATCGCCACGAGCGCAGGCCGGCTGCAGCCCTATGCGCGGGTGAATCTGTACCGCAGCTCGGCCGGCAGCGATGTCACCCGCTTCATCAACCCGGCGGCCAGCACCGCCATTGCCAGCAGCAGGGGCAGCACCTCGACCGAGCTGGCCGCGGGCTTCACGCTCGGACTGAGCGAATCGACCAGCCTCTACGGCGAGGTCGGCAAGCTGTGGGCGTCAGGCGGAGACACCCGCGTGAAGTCGCAGCTCGACGCTTCCGTGGGCCTGCGCGTGCGCTGGTAG